One part of the Natronorubrum sediminis genome encodes these proteins:
- a CDS encoding FAD-dependent monooxygenase produces MSVQTDSTTAAESEYEHYEAIVVGCGPGGAAAAARLADHGVETLVLERGTEAGSKNVSGGLVYAEESAAYTADDLFDGFREAASERPVTEYTIHNIAGNRVKSYDLTDLHEHDTDWCDAVLRREMDSWLEARVHEKTSETGGGVLTDVRVNGLLRENGEIVGVTCDELEPITADVIVAADGVNSELARDAGLMNWDEPDEWFQGVKAVVEMDPDTIDDRFGIDADEGAAHLFSGDLFEDVRGGGFLYTNEDSLSIGTVFHLDSLVEEQAEPHELLDALLTHPLLAQWLGDAYHEREYAAKLVPDSKKVAHREPYRDRLVLVGDAAGQMQAQGPIIKGMNHAITAGALAADAFVVTRGNSHPEAAGRRYTQMLEKSGTMDKLRPRRYELSRSVGERDAVANAVDRVLESPVGSLAVGNPIAKRLMKRAYNSPFLVSMLPDTNTGYVTLPTVIAEEHGRTIRWDSDVEPPTLEERIGDLTYDTDVGNPHIELLDESAAASGAAVSACPVSAQDFGAGCYRAETVQTNGTAETLISLDTQPCIECGTCAVVADTDWEHPRGGKGVEYREG; encoded by the coding sequence ATGAGTGTACAAACAGACTCGACGACAGCGGCGGAGAGCGAGTACGAACACTACGAAGCAATCGTGGTCGGCTGTGGACCTGGCGGTGCTGCGGCCGCGGCTCGATTGGCCGACCACGGCGTCGAAACGCTCGTCCTCGAGCGGGGCACGGAGGCGGGATCGAAGAACGTCTCCGGCGGACTCGTCTACGCCGAGGAGTCGGCCGCCTACACGGCTGACGACCTCTTCGACGGCTTTCGCGAGGCGGCGAGCGAGCGCCCGGTTACGGAGTACACGATCCATAACATCGCGGGCAATCGCGTCAAGAGCTACGACCTCACGGACCTCCACGAGCACGACACCGACTGGTGTGACGCCGTGCTCCGCCGAGAGATGGATTCGTGGCTCGAAGCCCGCGTCCACGAGAAGACCAGCGAGACGGGCGGCGGCGTGCTCACCGACGTTCGAGTAAACGGTCTCCTCAGGGAGAACGGCGAGATCGTCGGCGTCACCTGCGACGAACTCGAGCCGATCACGGCGGACGTGATCGTCGCCGCCGATGGAGTCAACTCCGAACTCGCCCGCGATGCGGGATTGATGAACTGGGACGAACCGGACGAGTGGTTCCAGGGCGTCAAAGCCGTCGTCGAGATGGACCCCGACACCATCGACGACCGGTTCGGTATCGACGCCGACGAAGGCGCAGCCCACCTGTTTTCGGGCGACCTCTTCGAGGACGTTCGCGGCGGCGGCTTCCTCTACACGAACGAGGACTCGCTGTCGATCGGCACCGTCTTCCACCTCGATAGCCTCGTCGAGGAACAGGCCGAACCCCACGAACTGCTCGACGCGTTGCTCACCCACCCGCTGTTAGCCCAGTGGCTGGGCGACGCGTATCACGAACGCGAGTACGCCGCGAAACTCGTTCCCGACTCGAAGAAAGTGGCTCACCGGGAGCCCTACCGCGATCGACTCGTGCTCGTCGGCGACGCCGCCGGTCAGATGCAAGCCCAGGGGCCGATCATCAAGGGGATGAACCACGCGATCACCGCGGGCGCGCTCGCAGCCGACGCGTTCGTCGTCACGCGGGGTAACTCCCACCCCGAAGCCGCGGGCCGTCGCTACACGCAGATGCTCGAGAAGTCGGGAACAATGGACAAACTCCGCCCTCGTCGCTACGAACTCAGCCGAAGCGTCGGCGAACGCGATGCGGTGGCGAATGCCGTCGACCGAGTGCTCGAGTCGCCCGTCGGCTCGCTCGCCGTGGGCAACCCGATCGCGAAGCGCCTGATGAAACGAGCCTACAACTCACCGTTCCTCGTGTCGATGTTGCCCGACACGAACACCGGCTACGTGACGCTGCCGACGGTCATCGCCGAAGAACACGGGCGAACGATCCGTTGGGACAGCGACGTCGAACCGCCGACGCTCGAGGAACGAATCGGCGACCTCACCTACGATACGGACGTGGGCAATCCCCACATCGAACTGCTCGACGAGTCCGCAGCGGCGAGCGGTGCTGCAGTGAGCGCCTGTCCAGTCAGTGCACAAGATTTCGGTGCCGGGTGTTATCGCGCCGAGACGGTTCAGACGAACGGCACTGCAGAGACACTGATCAGCCTCGATACCCAACCGTGTATCGA
- a CDS encoding polymer-forming cytoskeletal protein encodes MAFSRDPLDELVVPDGTEVKEVDLVTDGDVLVGSRTTIEFGVRGRNVLAGESVEFGGAIEAGGDCRLDMWCDVAENVLVGQDAYIGERVHISGEMKVAGDLDIGDDVEIEEGFEANGWIVIRNPMPTIVLLFVYLKHLLLVGEEDTAQRLVSELVDEEGDAQPEVEPLVIPRNATVSDDAWRVSTPATIGEECRLHGNIRAETIDVGAGTTIFGSLRARGDVTVGGDTRIHGDLTTRNGDVTVEDDGRILGDVSCVDLELGPDAEVDGTIRADGEISMGTAERDVE; translated from the coding sequence GTGGCCTTCAGCAGGGATCCCCTCGACGAACTGGTCGTTCCCGACGGGACGGAAGTCAAGGAAGTCGACCTCGTAACCGACGGCGACGTCCTCGTTGGCTCCCGGACCACGATCGAGTTCGGCGTGCGCGGCCGAAACGTCCTCGCCGGCGAGAGCGTCGAGTTTGGCGGTGCGATCGAAGCCGGCGGCGACTGCCGACTCGACATGTGGTGTGACGTCGCCGAGAACGTCCTCGTCGGCCAAGACGCCTACATCGGCGAACGCGTCCATATCAGCGGCGAGATGAAAGTTGCCGGCGACTTAGACATCGGCGACGACGTCGAAATCGAGGAAGGATTCGAGGCGAACGGCTGGATCGTCATCCGAAACCCCATGCCGACGATCGTATTATTGTTCGTCTACCTCAAGCACCTCCTCCTCGTCGGCGAAGAAGACACCGCTCAGCGACTCGTCTCCGAACTCGTCGACGAAGAGGGGGACGCCCAACCCGAAGTCGAACCGCTCGTGATCCCCCGGAACGCGACCGTCAGCGACGACGCCTGGCGAGTCTCCACTCCCGCGACGATCGGCGAGGAGTGTCGTCTCCACGGCAACATCCGCGCCGAAACGATCGACGTGGGAGCCGGGACCACGATTTTCGGTAGCCTCCGGGCTCGAGGCGACGTCACCGTCGGTGGTGACACGCGCATTCACGGCGATCTGACGACTCGGAATGGTGACGTTACCGTCGAAGACGACGGGCGAATTCTCGGCGACGTCTCGTGTGTAGACTTGGAACTCGGCCCTGACGCCGAAGTCGACGGGACAATCCGCGCTGACGGCGAGATATCGATGGGAACGGCCGAGCGCGACGTCGAATAG
- a CDS encoding DUF5800 family protein, with amino-acid sequence MTTLAFDEDGVDVVYEGTEFRLERALIEEATEKAYYDVTDHEVLKIVAEQPNLQGEPRRVGDILA; translated from the coding sequence ATGACTACACTCGCGTTCGACGAGGATGGCGTCGACGTCGTCTACGAAGGCACGGAATTCCGTCTCGAGCGAGCCCTCATCGAAGAGGCAACCGAGAAAGCCTACTACGACGTGACGGACCACGAAGTGTTGAAAATCGTCGCCGAACAGCCGAACTTGCAGGGCGAGCCGCGTCGCGTCGGCGACATTCTCGCGTAG
- a CDS encoding sulfite exporter TauE/SafE family protein, with amino-acid sequence MDPLTLLGVDVVLFLLIGILAGAHCIGMCGPLVTVYAGRMSPESDASANDPQTNRSSHLTTYEVRQHALFNLGRTASYTLLGAAFGALGGLLFVTTAELTPVVEATRGGVGLVIGAFVIVTGLYYVRGRTTGGIRLPGLERLTGWLTKYVDRLANGPGIVGLGALHGLLPCPILYPAFLYAFATGSPTSGALALAALGIGTVPAVFAYGTIIDSVSVVHRQRVHRLLGVAFVVLGYILLAHGLMSLGIHVPHPELPFYDGLETGSHDHH; translated from the coding sequence ATGGACCCGCTCACGCTCCTGGGAGTCGACGTCGTGTTGTTCTTGCTGATCGGCATACTCGCGGGTGCACACTGTATCGGGATGTGTGGCCCGCTCGTGACGGTCTACGCCGGTCGGATGAGCCCGGAGAGTGATGCGAGCGCGAACGACCCGCAAACGAACCGCTCGAGTCACCTGACAACGTACGAAGTTCGCCAGCACGCGCTGTTCAACCTCGGCCGGACGGCGAGCTACACGCTTCTGGGGGCCGCGTTCGGCGCGCTCGGTGGCCTCTTGTTCGTCACGACGGCGGAGTTGACGCCGGTCGTCGAGGCGACTCGCGGCGGCGTCGGACTCGTCATCGGCGCGTTCGTCATCGTCACGGGGCTGTACTACGTGCGCGGACGGACGACCGGCGGGATTCGACTCCCCGGCCTCGAGCGACTCACTGGCTGGCTGACAAAATACGTCGACCGACTCGCGAACGGTCCCGGAATCGTCGGTCTCGGCGCGCTTCACGGGCTGTTGCCCTGTCCGATTCTCTACCCGGCGTTTCTCTACGCGTTCGCGACCGGCTCGCCCACGAGCGGAGCGCTCGCACTCGCTGCACTCGGAATCGGAACGGTGCCGGCCGTCTTCGCGTACGGAACCATTATCGACTCGGTCAGCGTCGTTCACCGACAACGAGTCCACCGGCTCCTCGGGGTCGCGTTCGTCGTCCTCGGGTATATCCTGCTCGCACACGGGTTGATGAGCCTGGGAATCCACGTCCCACACCCGGAGTTGCCGTTCTACGACGGCCTCGAGACCGGAAGCCACGACCACCACTGA
- a CDS encoding electron transfer flavoprotein subunit alpha/FixB family protein: protein MTAIDPDEHTVDELTEQLETIEESSELQAILEAEQAGQNRDTAREAIHARLEATGEIGSDETDGVEAGTETEGEYEETKEDVGEEADGEEVDEVAETEDEELAASEDEDESEPAEQTRDKKHVRALSNGHYEDMWVFCETQRGELLEVSREMLGKARGLMDQFADDYGDEERVVAFLMGDDCEDLAEECIAYGADVAVYHDDDRLERFLHKPYTEISAHMARGEGTVESTDWREYDKPRYILFPATNNGRDLSAKVQAELDSGLASDCSDLFIEEEVVSNPVKTGEPGVKKTFEKVLHMKRPDFSGFEYSTILCLDNPNREFHPQGASIIPGSFDPIEPDHERDGLVVEHDMELEDEWFRVEITEHDQLEAGVDLTGHEVVVCLGRGIADDPTEGMELGLELVDAFGDAELGITRGIVTSSYQFEGHVEQYSKEERQIGETGQVVAPELYVAAGVSGAVQHKVGMDESDTIVAINTDTDARIRDFSDYFLEGDLFEVLPRLTEAVKSGDIELEAVADGSGGDD, encoded by the coding sequence ATGACTGCAATCGACCCCGACGAACACACCGTCGACGAACTGACCGAGCAACTCGAGACGATCGAGGAATCGTCGGAACTCCAGGCGATTCTCGAAGCCGAACAGGCGGGTCAAAACCGGGACACGGCCCGGGAAGCGATCCACGCCAGACTCGAGGCGACTGGCGAGATCGGCTCGGACGAAACCGACGGCGTCGAAGCCGGAACTGAGACCGAAGGTGAGTACGAGGAGACGAAAGAAGACGTCGGCGAAGAGGCCGACGGCGAGGAAGTCGACGAGGTGGCGGAGACGGAAGACGAGGAGCTGGCAGCGTCGGAAGACGAAGACGAGTCCGAACCGGCCGAGCAAACGCGAGATAAGAAACACGTTCGCGCGCTTTCGAACGGCCACTACGAGGACATGTGGGTCTTCTGTGAGACCCAACGAGGCGAGTTACTCGAGGTCTCGCGGGAGATGCTCGGTAAGGCAAGGGGGCTGATGGACCAGTTTGCAGACGACTACGGTGACGAGGAACGGGTCGTCGCGTTCTTGATGGGCGACGACTGCGAGGATCTCGCCGAGGAATGCATCGCTTACGGCGCGGACGTCGCAGTGTATCACGACGACGACCGTCTCGAGCGATTCCTCCACAAGCCATACACCGAAATTTCGGCCCACATGGCCCGCGGTGAGGGAACCGTCGAGAGTACGGACTGGCGGGAGTACGACAAGCCGCGGTACATCCTGTTCCCGGCGACGAACAACGGCCGAGACCTCTCGGCGAAGGTGCAGGCCGAACTCGATTCAGGGCTCGCCTCCGACTGTTCGGACCTCTTCATCGAAGAAGAGGTGGTCTCGAACCCCGTCAAGACCGGCGAACCCGGCGTCAAGAAGACCTTCGAGAAGGTCTTGCACATGAAGCGCCCGGACTTCTCGGGCTTCGAGTACTCGACGATTCTCTGTCTCGACAACCCGAACCGGGAATTCCATCCTCAGGGTGCATCGATTATTCCGGGGAGCTTCGATCCCATCGAACCAGATCACGAGCGAGACGGGCTCGTCGTCGAACACGACATGGAACTCGAGGATGAGTGGTTCCGCGTCGAGATCACCGAACACGATCAACTCGAGGCCGGCGTCGACCTCACGGGCCACGAGGTGGTCGTCTGTCTCGGGCGCGGAATTGCGGACGACCCAACCGAGGGAATGGAACTCGGCCTCGAGCTCGTCGACGCCTTCGGAGACGCCGAACTCGGCATTACGCGGGGGATCGTCACCTCGTCCTACCAGTTCGAGGGCCACGTCGAGCAGTACTCGAAAGAAGAGCGCCAGATCGGTGAAACCGGGCAGGTCGTCGCCCCCGAGTTGTACGTTGCAGCCGGCGTCTCCGGTGCCGTCCAGCACAAAGTCGGCATGGACGAATCTGACACGATCGTCGCGATCAACACGGATACGGACGCCCGAATACGGGACTTTTCGGATTACTTCCTCGAGGGCGACCTCTTCGAGGTGCTCCCACGACTCACGGAAGCGGTCAAATCGGGCGATATCGAACTCGAGGCGGTTGCCGACGGTAGCGGAGGTGACGACTGA
- a CDS encoding transporter → MVRLSTLVILAGIVLVIVPIPPIGITLGPILILVGLALRLIAGV, encoded by the coding sequence GTGGTTCGACTCTCTACCCTCGTCATCCTCGCCGGAATCGTGCTCGTGATCGTGCCGATACCACCGATCGGAATCACGTTGGGGCCGATTTTGATCCTCGTTGGCCTCGCGCTCCGACTCATCGCTGGCGTCTAA
- a CDS encoding electron transfer flavoprotein subunit beta/FixA family protein encodes MRSIVLTKGVPDFSEGAVSFDEDGHLERGKTPTVMNPNDEVAVQAALQTKVRHGGHVSGMSMGPPGYSDVLKGAMETVYTDDSYLLSDRELAASDTWATAITLSAGLETYQEEIEDIDLVFAGFKTADGETGQTGPQTAWAMDWPIVTHVLALDIDPDERRLRAKRLVEGDVDEIETVEAPLPCFVVTDPEFEPSYRTASHRLTHKQLRAETTDRAADHDEHLTTWDHEDLHLDSEYIGLDGSPTIVSSVDPIPKAPSERDATMIDPDDGDELRTVLEEFQPYAAEAGE; translated from the coding sequence ATGCGATCGATCGTTCTGACCAAAGGCGTGCCGGACTTCTCGGAGGGCGCCGTGTCGTTCGACGAAGACGGGCACTTAGAGCGCGGCAAGACGCCGACGGTGATGAATCCGAACGACGAGGTGGCCGTCCAGGCCGCACTCCAGACGAAAGTCCGTCACGGCGGGCACGTCAGCGGAATGAGCATGGGTCCGCCGGGGTACAGCGACGTTCTGAAAGGTGCGATGGAAACGGTGTACACCGACGACAGCTACCTGCTCTCCGATCGAGAACTCGCCGCGTCCGACACGTGGGCGACGGCGATCACGCTCAGCGCGGGTCTCGAGACGTACCAAGAGGAGATCGAGGATATCGATCTCGTCTTTGCCGGGTTCAAGACAGCCGACGGCGAAACCGGCCAGACCGGACCGCAGACGGCGTGGGCGATGGACTGGCCGATCGTGACCCACGTTCTCGCGCTCGATATCGACCCGGACGAACGTCGACTACGCGCGAAGCGGCTCGTCGAAGGTGACGTCGACGAAATCGAAACCGTCGAAGCACCGCTTCCGTGCTTCGTGGTCACCGATCCGGAGTTCGAACCCAGCTACAGAACCGCGTCACATCGACTGACCCACAAGCAACTCAGAGCGGAGACCACCGATCGCGCGGCCGACCACGACGAGCACCTGACGACGTGGGACCACGAAGACTTACACCTCGATTCGGAGTACATCGGCCTCGACGGCTCGCCGACCATCGTCTCGTCGGTCGATCCGATTCCGAAGGCCCCCTCCGAGCGCGACGCGACGATGATCGACCCCGACGACGGAGACGAGTTACGCACAGTGCTCGAGGAGTTCCAACCCTACGCAGCGGAGGCAGGTGAGTGA